The Trichosurus vulpecula isolate mTriVul1 chromosome 3, mTriVul1.pri, whole genome shotgun sequence genome includes a window with the following:
- the LZTS1 gene encoding leucine zipper putative tumor suppressor 1: MGSVSSLISGHSFQGKHCRASQYKLRKSSHLKKLNRYSDGLLRFGFSQDSGHGKSSSKLGKSEDFFYIKVSQKARGSHRTDYTSLSSGEMGGQAGMDFGTPPKLMPFSNQLELGSEKSIARPTAFKPVLPRSGAILHSSPPENASHQLHPTPLDKAKDQELKPTLCSGALSDSGRNSMSSLPTHSTSSSYQLDPLVTPVGPINRFGGSAHNITQGAMLQDSNMMSLKALSFSDGGNKIGNPSKGDKAACIRSPLSTDECTIQELEQKLLEREGELQKLQCSLEEKELASSQAYEEKQRRCQEELDGLKQKCSNKLRQASQKSQRTQQALQLQVFQLQQEKKQLRGELENLMKEQDLLETKLRSYEKEKTNFAPALEETQWEVCQKSGEISLLKQQLKESQTEVNAKASEILSLKAQLKDTRGKLEVMELKTQDLESALRTKSLELEVCENELQRKKNEAELLREKVNLLEQELLELRTEAALLRQERGRRGDAAEWDGASPAAGPEDIPALQRELERLRVELKEERQGHDQMSSGFQHERLVWREEKEKVIHYQKQLQQSYLAMYQRNQRLEKALQQLSRGEAGAEPLEIDIQGADVPYEDIIATEI; this comes from the exons ATGGGCAGCGTCAGCAGCCTCATCTCAGGCCACAGCTTCCAGGGCAAGCACTGCCGGGCCTCCCAGTACAAGCTTCGTAAGTCCTCTCACCTAAAGAAACTCAACAGGTATTCAGATGGGTTGCTGAGATTTGGCTTCTCCCAGGACTCGGGTCATGGCAAATCAAGTTCTAAACTCGGCAAGAGCGAGGATTTTTTCTACATCAAGGTCAGTCAGAAGGCCCGGGGCTCCCACCGAACAGACTACACCTCGTTGTCCAGTGGAGAGATGGGGGGCCAAGCTGGGATGGACTTTGGCACACCCCCAAAGCTTATGCCTTTCTCCAATCAGCTGGAGCTG GGCTCAGAAAAGAGCATTGCAAGGCCGACAGCATTCAAGCCTGTGTTGCCAAGGTCAggggccattctccactcctcccCACCAGAAAATGCCAGCCATCAACTGCACCCAACTCCTCTGGATAAAGCCAAGGATCAGGAGCTAAAACCCACTCTGTGCTCAGGGGCACTGTCTGACTCGGGCCGGAACTCTATGTCCAGCCTCCCCACTcacagcaccagcagcagctaCCAGCTGGACCCCCTGGTGACTCCTGTGGGGCCCATCAATCGCTTTGGGGGCTCCGCCCACAATATCACCCAGGGTGCCATGCTTCAGGACAGCAACATGATGAGCCTGAAGGCCCTGTCCTTTTCTGATGGGGGCAACAAGATTGGCAACCCGAGCAAAGGGGACAAGGCTGCCTGCATCCGCTCGCCCCTCTCCACGGATGAGTGTACCATCCAGGAGCTGGAGCAGAAGCtgctggagagggagggggagctgCAGAAGCTACAGTGCAGCTTGGAGGAGAAGGAGCTGGCCTCCAGCCAGGCCTACGAGGAGAAGCAGCGGCGCTGCCAGGAGGAGCTGGACGGACTGAAGCAGAAATGCAGCAACAAGCTACGGCAGGCCTCCCAGAAGAGCCAGCGGACCCAGCAGGCTCTGCAGCTCCAGGTGTTCCAGCTGCAGCAGGAGAAGAAACAGCTACGGGGAGAACTGGAAAATCTCATGAAGGAACAAGACCTGCTGGAGACCAAGCTAAGGTCCTATGAGAAGGAAAAGACCAACTTTGCTCCTGCCCTGGAGGAGACCCAGTGGGAG GTGTGCCAGAAGTCAGGTGAGATCTCCCTCCTGAAGCAGCAGCTGAAGGAGTCCCAGACAGAGGTCAATGCCAAGGCCAGCGAGATCCTCAGCCTTAAGGCACAACTGAAGGACACTCGTGGGAAGCTGGAAGTGATGGAGCTGAAGACCCAAGACCTGGAAAGCGCCTTACGGACCAAGAGCCTCGAGCTGGAGGTGTGTGAAAATGAGCTGCAGCGCAAGAAGAACGAGGCGGAGCTGCTGCGGGAGAAGGTTAACTTGCTGGAGCAGGAACTCCTGGAGCTACGGACTGAGGCTGCTCTCCTCCGTCAGGAGCGCGGCCGCAGGGGTGATGCCGCCGAATGGGATGGCGCCTCCCCAGCCGCTGGACCAGAGGACATCCCTGCCTTGCAGAGGGAGCTGGAGAGGCTTCGGGTGGAGTTGAAGGAGGAGCGGCAGGGCCACGACCAGATGTCCTCCGGCTTCCAGCATGAGCGGCTggtgtggagggaggagaaggagaaggtgatCCATTAtcagaagcagctgcagcagaGCTACCTGGCCATGTACCAACGTAATCAGAGGCTGGAGAAGGCCCTGCAGCAGCTGTCCAGGGGGGAGGCGGGTGCCGAACCCTTGGAGATTGACATCCAGGGGGCTGATGTCCCCTATGAGGATATCATTGCCACTGAGATCTGA